The Pseudorasbora parva isolate DD20220531a chromosome 21, ASM2467924v1, whole genome shotgun sequence sequence TTGTGCCGTCTGGCCAACACGAGCAATTTCCCCCGGCAcacgctttctctctctttctttgctAGATAGCAGGcagtcagatgcttcatcaaTGCCGTTCTGGtccgaagtgaatgacaacGGTGCGTGGtgatcgcttccgctttatacccgcgcagcggggcggggtgcgacgtgcaaagcacgcacgccaatgttcattggcccgttttctacatctcgaagctgataggggctcccagaagtgatcccaattcatCGGTCAAAGTGCGAcatacgtcgaacgtgaccgactgaaagggaaacaCAAAAAGATGCTCATGAGAGTTTATAAAGGAGTCAAGACAATATTTACCAGTGGTTGTGATTGGCGGAGTAATGGATTCAATGGATGTGACCGTCTCTGTTGTTGTAGACGCTGATGAGATGTACTGACTTCAGGTATTAGAAAGAATTTATATCAACATCAATAATTTTGAAACAAATCTAGAAAAATTAATTAAGTGCAATAAGTAAATGCTCACCTGCACAGTAAGCTCCACAAAACATTGGCTTGACAAACTCATAAACATAGTAATTTCCAGGACAGGCTTTGACTCTTATAGGGTGTGATGTGAGAACACAGCAGCCATCCCCTGAGGATACACAGACCTGACGGGTGACCACTCCATCTTCCAGCTGTGGGTGAGATCCGTTGAGCCACAGTGGATAATAAGTGCCACACATGCCGTGATTAACACATGATTCTGGCATCTGAGCATTTTGACCATTGTAGAACAGCCTGTACCAGCCCTTCCAGTCCACATTATAATCACACATGCCTAAGTTATAATGGTCAGTGGCCCTCCAAGATTCATTCAGACTGGTATAGTTGTGGCAGGGGTCGACACTTGGGGTGTAGAAAGATACTACTTGGAAAAAGTACAAAGataatactgtatattgcaGAGTAAATATATTCAAGATAATATGAATACAAATCAATATAATTAAtgaaaatttttaaaaataaagatgaATGAATGTACCTGCACAATATACAGGAGCTGGGATTGAAAGAGTCGGCCTGGTAAATTTGTAGACATAATAATTTCCAGGACAAGCTTTGACTTGGATTGGGTTGGATCTGTAGCGACTGCACTGATCCTCACGGGAGCCGTAAATTTCACGAGTAACAACTCCATCTTCTAGCCGAGGATGAGAGCCACCAAGCCACAGAGAACTATAACCTCCACATGACATGTAAGACGCACACCACTCAGGCATCTGAGCACTTGATCCATTCATGAAGAGTCGATACCAGCCATCCCATTCTACACGAGTGTCATCATGAACAGATATAGATTCATACACAGTCCAGTAATTGTGAGTGCTTCTCCAGTAGTTGTCAAGTATGTTGTAATTATTGCATGGCTCATCATCTGTTAGTGATAGATGATAAGATTAAAACAGACAAGTTATATTTCAAGGAATTTCAAAAGTGCAAATCTGAATTAGTGAAACAAAATCATGAGAATCTTCATCCATGCACAATGTGACTatgcataaaaaaaagaaaagtgaaaAGAAAAAGTGTATGCATAAAAAAATGCCatttaaactgtaatatatatatatattatttactaCTTACTCAAGGTGATGGTGGATCCAGTGATTATATCTGGACTGAAAACTGCCTGTGATATAGTGCTGACATCTAAAAAAAGAGCAAATTCTGTCAtgacagaaatcattttaaaaaggttgaaagatttaaaagaaatggaaaaaaaacactcacacacaaaacacTGTACCTGTGCAGTATCCCGAACACCCAATTAATGGTTTCACAAGTTCATAGACATAGTAATTGCCTGGGCACGCTTTCACTCTGATGGGTCTTGTCTTGTAATCACAGCAACCTCCCAAATAATTACTACCACAGACCTCCCTGATCACCACTCCATCCTCTATCTGAGGGTGAGGACCATTGAGTGACAAAGTGATGAATGTGTTACAGGTGAATGAACTAACACAGGTCTCTGACATCCGGATGTCCATTCCATTGTAGAAGAGCCGGTACCAGCCATTCCAGGAGAAAGAATTGTCACAAATGCTCTCTCCACTTTCATTGTTGGCTCTCCAAGGACGATCCAGAGACTCATAGTTGTAGCAGGGATCACTGCTGATGTTCTGGAAAGCAACTGTCATggagatatagcaaaataactgttaaaggtgtcatgaactggctttattttttttatactgttgtctgaggccaacttatgacgtttgcatgatttttacattaaaaaaaatcataatgaataagtaatatgttattttttacactggttttgaggatCTCTCCTGAACActcggttttgatgggcgtagacttggaagtaaacgcgagcggctaggattggataagatttgcatatttaatgagcttctgctcccctgtcagttcacatgaggaaCTGTTTTGAAAGCGGGTATCGGAAGGATTCCCTCACAGGGCTTgcaaaacatctttatcaaacaatcacaatgatttatctctcatacAGCCacaattgattggaatattatttttttattacatggtCCACCCGATCGGAGGATATAAGTGTGAATGTGCGTGCctttcaaatatcaagtcaagaatGAAATATCAAAAAAGGAATGTAATATACACTATTTAAGAATCACCGGCTTGTCGAAGGGCTTAAATTTTGGTAGCTGTCTGGAAAACATATAGCCCTGAGAtgctgggctttgcgagccctggcccatacatgtcagAGTCTGACCCcaaatcgcaatgaaccaacaaataaaggattctccagcctgtgacagcgtgctacggtatgttctgttagacatgtacgcataattaaaatgatctgtaacaa is a genomic window containing:
- the LOC137055859 gene encoding uncharacterized protein, which encodes MGTAVHCIENLPEFTLLSILPQVLFVTMRFQISLCVSLLLINVESTTVIPETNITETSTTHIPTVAFQNISSDPCYNYESLDRPWRANNESGESICDNSFSWNGWYRLFYNGMDIRMSETCVSSFTCNTFITLSLNGPHPQIEDGVVIREVCGSNYLGGCCDYKTRPIRVKACPGNYYVYELVKPLIGCSGYCTDVSTISQAVFSPDIITGSTITLNDEPCNNYNILDNYWRSTHNYWTVYESISVHDDTRVEWDGWYRLFMNGSSAQMPEWCASYMSCGGYSSLWLGGSHPRLEDGVVTREIYGSREDQCSRYRSNPIQVKACPGNYYVYKFTRPTLSIPAPVYCAVSFYTPSVDPCHNYTSLNESWRATDHYNLGMCDYNVDWKGWYRLFYNGQNAQMPESCVNHGMCGTYYPLWLNGSHPQLEDGVVTRQVCVSSGDGCCVLTSHPIRVKACPGNYYVYEFVKPMFCGAYCAVSTSHQRLQQQRRSHPLNPLLRQSQPLRRRIWQQSRTIRNKKIKRRRALWASRVSRWFPHWMKSQECGM